In Carnobacterium sp. CP1, the following are encoded in one genomic region:
- a CDS encoding methionine ABC transporter ATP-binding protein: MISLKNVSVTFNSKEQDIHAVNDVTLTIPKGEVFGIVGYSGAGKSTLVRTINLLQRPTAGSVIVADQNLIQLKPKELRAARKKIGMIFQHFNLMASRTIAENVAYPLRKSGLTKPEIKARVAELLDLVGLSDKSSAYPSQLSGGQKQRVAIARSLANDPEVLLCDEATSALDPKTTLSILELLKELNQKLALTIVIITHEMQVVKEICHRVAVMENGHVVEAGDIVSIFTEPTEQLTKEFISTATHTDRALANLLKHPTLLNLQSDDVLANISYVGASTSEPLIAALSTRFGVTTNILFGNVEFLQETPVGNLIVVFSGESSQRSKAIAYLQSNQVKVNLINHQQKVIQFKKETKAI; the protein is encoded by the coding sequence ATGATTTCATTAAAAAATGTCAGCGTCACATTTAACAGCAAAGAACAAGATATCCATGCAGTGAACGACGTTACCCTCACCATCCCAAAAGGTGAAGTATTCGGTATTGTGGGCTACAGCGGTGCTGGAAAAAGTACCTTGGTAAGAACGATCAATTTACTACAACGCCCCACAGCAGGTTCAGTTATCGTAGCCGATCAAAATCTGATCCAGTTAAAACCAAAAGAATTACGGGCTGCACGCAAAAAAATCGGCATGATTTTTCAGCACTTTAACTTGATGGCTTCACGGACCATTGCAGAAAACGTCGCTTATCCATTAAGGAAATCAGGATTGACCAAACCTGAGATCAAAGCACGTGTCGCTGAATTACTGGACTTGGTCGGTTTATCCGATAAAAGCAGTGCTTACCCTTCTCAACTTTCCGGCGGTCAAAAGCAGCGTGTTGCGATTGCTCGTTCACTGGCCAACGACCCTGAAGTTTTGTTATGTGATGAAGCTACCAGCGCATTAGATCCTAAAACGACCCTTTCTATTTTAGAATTGTTAAAAGAATTAAACCAAAAACTTGCTTTAACCATTGTCATTATCACTCATGAAATGCAAGTTGTAAAAGAGATTTGCCATCGAGTCGCAGTCATGGAAAATGGACATGTCGTTGAAGCTGGCGACATTGTTTCCATCTTCACTGAACCAACAGAACAACTCACTAAAGAATTTATCAGTACCGCTACTCACACGGATCGTGCATTAGCAAATCTGCTTAAACACCCGACCTTATTGAACTTGCAATCGGATGATGTCTTAGCCAATATTTCCTATGTCGGTGCAAGTACCAGTGAACCGTTGATTGCGGCTTTATCGACTCGCTTTGGAGTGACCACCAATATTTTGTTTGGAAATGTTGAATTTTTACAAGAAACGCCTGTCGGAAATTTAATCGTTGTCTTTTCTGGAGAATCCAGCCAGCGCAGCAAAGCTATTGCTTATCTGCAATCAAATCAGGTAAAAGTCAACTTGATCAATCACCAGCAAAAAGTCATTCAATTTAAAAAAGAAACCAAAGCTATTTAA
- a CDS encoding folate family ECF transporter S component, with protein sequence MNKSKFDARSISIIGLLMALEIILTRFVSIETPIVRIGFGFLPVAIIAMLYGPWIAGVAAAITDFMGIILFPKTALFFPGFTLSAFLGGVIYGLVLYKKPKTLGRVILAVVLVAVIVNLGLNTWWLTILLDKAAYVIFPARVIQNLVLAPINVALLYFVLQNKTLRKATGIQ encoded by the coding sequence ATGAACAAAAGTAAGTTTGATGCAAGAAGTATTTCGATTATTGGCTTGTTGATGGCGTTGGAAATTATATTGACCCGCTTTGTTTCAATAGAAACTCCCATTGTCCGAATTGGTTTTGGGTTTTTGCCAGTAGCGATTATCGCTATGTTGTATGGCCCTTGGATTGCAGGAGTGGCCGCAGCGATCACTGATTTTATGGGAATTATACTTTTTCCAAAGACAGCACTTTTTTTTCCAGGGTTTACGTTATCTGCTTTTTTAGGTGGCGTGATTTATGGATTGGTTTTGTACAAAAAGCCAAAAACACTTGGACGAGTGATTCTTGCAGTAGTTCTAGTGGCCGTTATCGTCAACTTGGGATTGAACACGTGGTGGTTAACCATTTTATTGGATAAAGCTGCCTATGTTATTTTCCCTGCACGAGTGATTCAGAACCTTGTGCTGGCTCCAATCAATGTGGCATTATTATACTTTGTGTTGCAAAACAAAACCTTGCGTAAAGCAACGGGAATCCAGTGA
- a CDS encoding NUDIX hydrolase: MKPYTFGERQADVDYQLRIGVYGIVYDSEKDKLLLVSPPNGSYLLPGGEKENQETDEETLQRESLEELGYQIEVGPHLGDAEDYFYSTHRKQYYHNPAYFYVIKKWEAVSEPLEDFNELEWMTVTEALKKLKRGSHQWAVEQWLKNQKK; encoded by the coding sequence ATGAAACCCTATACTTTCGGAGAGCGGCAAGCAGACGTAGATTACCAATTGCGTATTGGCGTATATGGAATCGTCTATGATTCAGAAAAGGACAAACTGCTGCTGGTTTCTCCGCCTAATGGATCGTATTTGCTTCCAGGCGGTGAAAAAGAAAATCAGGAAACAGATGAAGAGACCTTGCAACGCGAATCTCTGGAAGAATTAGGTTACCAAATCGAAGTAGGACCCCATTTAGGCGATGCAGAAGATTATTTTTATTCTACTCATCGCAAACAGTATTACCACAATCCAGCATACTTTTATGTCATTAAAAAATGGGAAGCTGTGAGTGAACCGTTAGAAGATTTTAATGAATTAGAATGGATGACTGTAACGGAAGCCCTAAAAAAATTGAAGCGCGGCAGCCATCAGTGGGCCGTTGAACAATGGCTGAAAAACCAAAAAAAATAA
- a CDS encoding organic hydroperoxide resistance protein: MSESKVMYQTTAINTGGRDGESHLPDKSFSVRVSTPKAMGGPGQGSNPEQLFALGYSACFNSALEHMMKEENVTGKSQVTLTVELLSDPTDNGFKLAAKIEVAVEGKNTEETQKLADKAHAFCPYSKATKGNIDATVTAVEYQADK; encoded by the coding sequence ATGTCAGAATCAAAAGTTATGTACCAAACTACGGCTATCAATACAGGTGGACGTGACGGTGAAAGTCATTTACCAGATAAATCCTTCTCAGTTCGTGTATCAACTCCAAAAGCAATGGGCGGTCCTGGACAAGGCAGCAACCCAGAGCAATTGTTCGCGCTTGGATACAGTGCTTGTTTCAACTCCGCTCTAGAACATATGATGAAAGAAGAAAATGTTACTGGAAAGTCACAAGTAACATTGACCGTCGAATTGCTTTCCGATCCGACAGACAATGGATTTAAATTGGCTGCTAAAATTGAAGTAGCTGTTGAAGGCAAAAACACAGAAGAAACACAAAAATTAGCAGACAAAGCTCACGCTTTTTGTCCTTATTCAAAAGCCACCAAAGGCAATATTGATGCTACGGTGACAGCAGTTGAATACCAAGCAGACAAATAA